A part of Sulfurifustis variabilis genomic DNA contains:
- a CDS encoding tetratricopeptide repeat protein translates to MTDDLDMNRVSGMAAFEAKEFPKAWQFLLPLAETGDAEAQHRLAIMAQNGLGRVKSDTEALKWMRASAAQGYALAQHGLGFMYLHGECVARDPVEAAKWFQRAAEQGLAGSQMTLGMMYEQGLGVDKNDAEARKWYAKAEAGA, encoded by the coding sequence ATGACAGACGATCTCGACATGAACCGCGTGAGCGGCATGGCGGCCTTCGAGGCCAAGGAGTTTCCGAAGGCATGGCAGTTTCTCCTGCCGCTCGCCGAGACGGGCGATGCCGAGGCCCAGCATCGCCTCGCGATCATGGCGCAGAACGGGCTCGGGCGGGTCAAGAGCGACACCGAAGCGCTCAAATGGATGCGCGCCTCCGCGGCGCAGGGCTACGCGCTCGCGCAGCATGGGCTCGGCTTCATGTATCTGCACGGCGAATGCGTCGCGCGCGACCCGGTCGAGGCGGCGAAGTGGTTCCAGCGCGCGGCCGAACAGGGCCTCGCAGGGTCGCAGATGACGCTCGGGATGATGTACGAGCAGGGGCTCGGGGTCGACAAGAACGACGCGGAAGCGCGGAAGTGGTACGCGAAGGCGGAGGCCGGGGCCTGA
- the hfq gene encoding RNA chaperone Hfq: protein MSQQKGQALQDPFLNTLRKEHVPVSIFLVNGIKLQGQIESFDQFVVLLKNSVSQMIYKHAISTVVPNRPVKFHFESVESSDKGSGND from the coding sequence ATGAGCCAACAAAAAGGGCAAGCCTTACAGGACCCTTTTCTGAACACCCTAAGGAAGGAGCACGTCCCGGTTTCGATCTTCCTGGTGAACGGTATCAAGCTCCAGGGCCAGATCGAGTCGTTCGATCAGTTCGTGGTGCTGCTGAAGAACTCGGTCAGCCAGATGATCTACAAGCATGCCATCTCCACGGTCGTGCCCAACCGACCGGTCAAGTTCCATTTCGAAAGCGTTGAATCCTCCGACAAGGGGTCCGGGAACGATTAA
- a CDS encoding Alvin_2107 family globule sulfur oxidation protein, whose amino-acid sequence MANIYYETIDKMEKSKVDAEYINGWASGYLRNPKREEQRITEAYDAGYQDGLSKKVDNFQSWVRK is encoded by the coding sequence ATGGCCAACATTTATTACGAGACCATCGACAAGATGGAGAAGAGCAAAGTCGACGCCGAGTACATCAACGGCTGGGCGTCTGGCTATCTGCGCAACCCCAAGCGGGAGGAGCAGCGGATTACCGAGGCCTACGATGCGGGCTATCAGGACGGTCTGTCCAAGAAGGTCGACAACTTCCAGTCCTGGGTTCGCAAGTAA
- a CDS encoding thioredoxin family protein → MRVVRVLSAIVLLAASFGSVADPPDGYPFVSYDEGLLAARRADKPIFLYFGRLGCGWCDLTNKQAFSDEALKRTFTDHYVLVYVDAESGRRLTLPSGERITEMELGTRFKAFATPLFAYLEPDGKLIFKIAGVQTVKDFVAYDRFVREGIYRTKDIKQYLAETP, encoded by the coding sequence ATGCGCGTTGTACGTGTTCTGTCGGCCATCGTTCTGCTCGCCGCCTCGTTCGGGTCGGTCGCCGATCCGCCGGACGGCTATCCCTTCGTTTCCTACGACGAGGGACTGCTCGCCGCACGGAGGGCCGACAAGCCCATCTTCCTTTATTTCGGGCGGCTGGGATGCGGCTGGTGCGATCTCACCAACAAGCAGGCGTTCTCGGACGAGGCCCTGAAGCGCACCTTCACCGACCACTACGTCCTGGTCTACGTCGACGCGGAAAGCGGCCGGAGGCTCACCTTGCCGAGCGGCGAACGCATCACGGAAATGGAGCTCGGCACCCGCTTCAAGGCGTTCGCCACGCCGCTCTTCGCCTACCTCGAGCCGGACGGCAAGCTCATCTTCAAGATTGCCGGCGTGCAAACGGTCAAGGACTTCGTCGCCTACGACCGGTTCGTACGCGAAGGCATCTACCGGACCAAGGACATCAAGCAGTACCTGGCGGAGACGCCTTGA
- a CDS encoding ATP phosphoribosyltransferase regulatory subunit translates to MARDRWLLPEGIEETLPAEARRLEALRRAVLDLFDRWGYELVMPPLIEYLEALLTGVGREMDLQTFKLTDQLTGRLMGIRADMTPQAARIDAHYLKREGAVRLCYLAPVLRTRPENLAGSREPLQLGAELFGHHGPESDAEVMGLMLATLALAGIRRPHVDLAHVGVFRGLAEAAGLDGDHRDELLDALQRKARSEVESSLRSWSVPASLSGAILGMLELNGGPEVLERARKEYTRYPLALEAISELEAIARRVAAESPDAELCFDLAELGGYHYYTGAMFSAFVPGRGRAIAKGGRYDGIGRAFGRDRAATGFGADLRELARAGDVRVEPRGGIAAPVDEDAQLAEEIASLRAAGERVVRKLPGDGATPADLGCDRELVRRNGRWTVTKLS, encoded by the coding sequence ATGGCCAGGGACCGCTGGCTCCTGCCGGAAGGTATCGAGGAGACCCTCCCGGCCGAAGCGCGCCGGCTGGAAGCGCTGCGCCGCGCCGTGCTCGACCTGTTCGACCGCTGGGGCTACGAGCTCGTCATGCCGCCGCTCATCGAGTACCTGGAGGCGCTCCTCACCGGCGTCGGGCGCGAGATGGACCTGCAGACGTTCAAGCTCACGGACCAGCTCACGGGACGACTGATGGGCATCCGCGCCGATATGACGCCGCAGGCGGCGCGCATCGACGCGCATTACCTCAAGCGCGAAGGGGCGGTTCGGTTGTGCTATCTCGCCCCGGTGCTGCGCACGCGCCCGGAGAATCTCGCCGGGTCTCGGGAACCGCTGCAGCTCGGCGCGGAGCTCTTCGGGCATCATGGGCCGGAGAGCGACGCCGAAGTGATGGGCCTCATGCTGGCGACGCTCGCGCTCGCCGGCATACGCCGCCCGCACGTGGACCTCGCGCACGTGGGGGTCTTTCGCGGCCTCGCCGAGGCGGCGGGCCTGGACGGGGATCACCGGGACGAACTGCTCGATGCGCTGCAGCGCAAGGCGCGCAGCGAGGTGGAAAGCTCGCTCCGGTCGTGGTCCGTCCCCGCATCGCTGTCGGGGGCGATTCTCGGAATGCTGGAGCTCAATGGCGGCCCGGAGGTGCTGGAGCGGGCGAGAAAGGAGTACACACGGTACCCGCTTGCGCTGGAGGCGATCTCGGAACTCGAGGCGATCGCGCGCCGTGTGGCCGCGGAGTCGCCCGACGCCGAGCTCTGTTTCGATCTCGCCGAGCTCGGCGGGTACCATTACTACACGGGGGCCATGTTCTCGGCCTTTGTGCCTGGGCGGGGCCGGGCGATCGCCAAGGGGGGCCGTTACGACGGCATCGGCCGGGCCTTCGGTCGGGACCGGGCCGCCACGGGATTCGGCGCCGATCTGCGCGAGCTTGCGCGCGCGGGTGACGTGCGCGTGGAACCGCGCGGCGGCATTGCGGCGCCGGTCGACGAAGACGCACAGCTCGCGGAGGAGATAGCGAGTCTGCGCGCGGCCGGCGAGCGCGTCGTACGGAAGCTTCCGGGCGACGGCGCCACGCCGGCCGACCTCGGTTGCGATCGCGAGCTCGTACGTCGGAACGGGCGCTGGACCGTTACGAAATTATCCTGA
- the hflX gene encoding ribosome rescue GTPase HflX has protein sequence MHVRFPGEETGNAEELRLLAESAGAEVCGTVYGRRERPDAASFVGSGKAQEIQEAVAREHADLVLVNHTLSPAQERNLEKVVACRVLDRTGLILDIFAQRARSHEGKLQVELAQLEHLATRLVRGWSHLERQRGGIGLRGPGETQLEVDRRLIRDRIKKLNERLAQLTVQRRSRRRARHKVPIPTVSMVGYTNAGKSSLFNRLTGAGVYAADQLFATLDPTMRRTELPGKTAVILADTVGFISQLPHDLVEAFKSTLEEVAQADLLLHVIDVADPDRQQHMEQVDQVLGEIDAQSVPRILVYNKIDLTGQAARVERDAAGRVSKVWVSARTGDGVDLLVEAMGEHFRQRRRPCVLKLPSSAGRLRAALYERYHVARETPLESGGWLVELALDPEQLAWVVQQPDFRDEFVVADSRCILAPTGSLS, from the coding sequence GTGCACGTCCGCTTTCCGGGTGAGGAGACCGGCAACGCCGAGGAACTGAGGCTCCTCGCCGAGTCGGCGGGGGCGGAGGTGTGCGGGACCGTCTACGGACGCCGCGAACGGCCGGACGCCGCCAGCTTTGTCGGCAGCGGCAAGGCGCAGGAGATCCAGGAGGCGGTTGCCCGGGAGCATGCCGACCTCGTGCTGGTGAACCACACGTTGTCGCCCGCGCAGGAGCGCAACCTCGAAAAGGTCGTCGCCTGCCGGGTGCTCGATCGTACGGGGCTGATCCTCGACATCTTCGCGCAGCGTGCGCGGTCGCACGAGGGCAAGCTGCAGGTGGAGCTCGCCCAGCTCGAGCACCTCGCCACCCGGCTGGTGCGCGGGTGGTCGCACCTCGAACGTCAACGGGGCGGTATCGGGCTGCGCGGACCCGGCGAGACGCAGCTCGAGGTGGACCGCCGCCTGATCCGGGACCGCATCAAGAAGCTCAACGAACGCCTGGCGCAGCTCACCGTACAGCGGCGCAGTCGCCGGCGCGCGCGGCACAAGGTGCCGATCCCGACGGTGTCCATGGTCGGCTACACCAACGCGGGCAAGTCGTCGCTGTTCAATCGCCTCACCGGTGCCGGTGTCTACGCCGCCGACCAGCTCTTCGCCACGCTCGATCCCACGATGCGGCGGACCGAACTGCCGGGCAAGACCGCGGTCATCCTCGCCGATACCGTGGGATTCATCAGCCAGCTTCCGCACGACCTGGTCGAAGCCTTCAAGTCCACGCTCGAGGAGGTCGCCCAGGCCGACCTGCTGTTGCACGTCATCGACGTGGCGGACCCGGACAGGCAACAGCACATGGAACAGGTGGATCAGGTGCTCGGAGAGATCGATGCGCAGTCGGTGCCGCGCATTCTGGTGTACAACAAGATCGACCTCACCGGGCAGGCGGCCCGGGTCGAGCGGGACGCCGCCGGCCGGGTCAGCAAGGTCTGGGTCTCGGCCCGCACCGGCGACGGCGTGGATCTCCTGGTCGAGGCGATGGGCGAGCACTTTCGTCAGCGACGCCGGCCATGCGTCCTCAAGCTGCCGTCGTCGGCAGGACGACTGCGCGCCGCCCTCTACGAGCGCTATCACGTCGCCCGCGAGACCCCTCTCGAGAGCGGCGGGTGGCTCGTCGAGCTCGCCCTGGATCCCGAGCAGCTGGCGTGGGTCGTGCAGCAACCGGATTTTCGTGACGAGTTCGTGGTGGCGGATTCCCGGTGTATTCTTGCCCCCACTGGAAGCCTCTCCTAG
- the hflC gene encoding protease modulator HflC, with translation MTQTKLIAIGIVALLAIVTMLSAFYSVDEREKVIVVRFGQILRHDDMPGLHIKTPFIDDARYFDSRILTMDADPQPFLTREKKYVIVDSFVKWRVLDARQYYLTVGGQETEARRRLEQVVNSGLRDEFGKRDVQSVISTERGKIMQVLTEYADREARRFGIHVLDVRLQRVDLPDEVSQSVFQRMKAERSRIANELRAQGEEAAEKIRANAERQREVLLADAYRQAERIRGEGDGRATTVYAESFGRYPEFFAYYRSLNAYKESFKNKDDIMIVDPSSDFFKYMKKPAR, from the coding sequence ATGACGCAGACCAAGCTCATCGCCATTGGCATCGTTGCGCTGCTGGCAATCGTCACGATGCTGTCGGCGTTCTACTCGGTCGACGAGCGTGAAAAGGTGATCGTGGTACGGTTCGGGCAAATCCTTCGCCACGACGACATGCCGGGCCTCCACATCAAGACTCCGTTCATCGACGATGCGCGTTATTTCGATTCACGCATCCTCACGATGGACGCCGATCCACAGCCGTTCCTCACACGCGAGAAGAAGTATGTCATCGTCGACTCGTTCGTGAAGTGGCGGGTGCTGGATGCGCGTCAGTACTACCTGACGGTCGGTGGCCAGGAGACCGAAGCGCGCCGTCGTCTCGAGCAGGTGGTCAACAGCGGCTTGCGTGACGAATTCGGCAAACGCGATGTCCAGAGTGTGATCTCCACCGAGCGCGGCAAAATCATGCAGGTCCTGACCGAGTACGCGGATCGCGAGGCGCGCCGCTTCGGCATCCACGTCCTTGACGTGCGGCTGCAGCGGGTCGACCTGCCGGACGAGGTGAGCCAGTCGGTTTTCCAGCGCATGAAGGCGGAGCGCTCGCGCATCGCGAACGAGCTCCGTGCGCAGGGCGAGGAGGCGGCCGAGAAGATCCGCGCGAACGCGGAGCGCCAGCGCGAGGTCCTTTTGGCCGACGCGTACCGGCAGGCCGAGCGCATCCGCGGCGAAGGCGACGGACGTGCGACCACGGTGTATGCCGAGTCCTTCGGCCGGTACCCGGAGTTTTTCGCGTACTACCGGAGCCTCAACGCGTACAAGGAAAGCTTCAAGAACAAAGACGACATCATGATCGTCGACCCAAGCTCGGACTTCTTCAAGTACATGAAGAAGCCGGCGCGCTAG
- the lysS gene encoding lysine--tRNA ligase: MADDTSESNDQIAQRRAKLAELRARGIAFPNDFRRNVVAGELHAEYGEKDAAELDARNVRVKIAGRMMTRRIMGKAAFCHLQDMSGRMQLYLTRDTLGERYEEFKKWDIGDILGADGVLFKTKTGELSVKVDDVRLLVKALRPLPEKYHGLADTETKYRQRYLDLIMSEVARKTFRMRSEIVRYIRRFLDGRGFLEVETPMMQAIPGGATARPFITHHQALDMQLFLRIAPELYLKRLVVGGFEKVYEINRNFRNEGLSTRHNPEFTMLEFYQAYADYRDLMNLTEEMLRGLAEQVLGTTRLTYQGETYDFSARFQRLALKEAVLRFNPDLRPEDLEIIDRAREVARRFQIDPKPGYGTGKIQYELFEKTVEDKLREPTFITGFPTEVSPLARKNDADPTITDRFELFVGGREIANGFSELNDAEDQAERFRRQVQEKEAGDEEAMHFDADYIRALEHGMPPTAGEGIGIDRLVMLFTDSPSIRDVLLFPHMRPEG; this comes from the coding sequence ATGGCGGACGACACCTCCGAATCCAACGACCAGATCGCGCAGCGCCGCGCCAAGCTCGCGGAGCTGCGCGCGCGCGGAATCGCCTTTCCGAACGACTTCCGGCGTAACGTCGTCGCCGGCGAGCTGCATGCCGAGTACGGCGAAAAGGACGCGGCCGAGCTCGACGCGCGCAACGTGCGGGTGAAGATAGCCGGAAGGATGATGACGCGGCGCATCATGGGCAAGGCGGCGTTCTGTCATCTTCAGGACATGTCGGGTCGCATGCAGCTTTATCTGACGCGCGACACGCTCGGCGAGCGCTACGAGGAGTTCAAGAAGTGGGACATCGGCGATATCCTCGGTGCCGACGGCGTGCTCTTCAAGACGAAGACCGGCGAGCTCTCCGTAAAGGTCGATGATGTCCGGCTGCTCGTGAAGGCGCTGCGCCCGCTGCCCGAGAAATATCACGGCCTCGCGGACACGGAAACCAAGTACCGGCAGCGCTACCTGGACCTCATCATGAGCGAGGTGGCCCGCAAGACCTTCCGGATGCGTTCCGAGATTGTGCGCTACATCCGCCGCTTCCTGGACGGCCGCGGTTTCCTGGAGGTCGAAACGCCCATGATGCAGGCGATCCCCGGGGGCGCGACCGCGCGCCCGTTCATCACGCATCACCAGGCGCTCGACATGCAGCTCTTCCTCCGCATCGCGCCGGAGCTTTACCTCAAGCGTCTCGTGGTCGGAGGCTTCGAGAAGGTCTACGAGATCAACCGTAATTTTCGCAACGAAGGGTTGTCCACGCGTCACAACCCCGAGTTCACCATGCTGGAGTTCTACCAGGCCTACGCGGACTACCGCGACCTCATGAACCTCACGGAGGAGATGCTCCGCGGCCTGGCGGAACAGGTGCTCGGGACGACGCGGTTGACGTACCAGGGCGAAACGTACGACTTCAGCGCAAGGTTTCAGCGCCTGGCGCTCAAGGAGGCCGTGCTGAGGTTCAACCCCGATCTTCGCCCGGAGGACCTGGAGATCATCGATCGTGCGCGCGAGGTCGCACGACGATTCCAGATAGACCCGAAGCCGGGTTACGGCACCGGCAAGATTCAGTACGAGCTCTTCGAGAAGACCGTCGAGGACAAGCTCCGCGAGCCGACGTTCATCACCGGCTTTCCGACCGAGGTCTCGCCGCTCGCGCGTAAAAACGACGCCGACCCGACGATCACCGACCGCTTCGAGCTCTTCGTCGGCGGCCGCGAGATCGCGAACGGATTCTCGGAGCTCAACGACGCCGAAGACCAGGCCGAGCGTTTCCGCCGTCAGGTGCAGGAGAAGGAGGCGGGCGACGAGGAGGCCATGCACTTCGATGCGGATTACATCCGCGCCCTCGAGCACGGCATGCCGCCGACCGCGGGGGAGGGTATCGGCATCGACCGTTTGGTGATGCTCTTCACCGATTCCCCCTCCATCCGGGACGTCCTGCTCTTCCCCCACATGCGGCCGGAAGGCTGA
- the miaA gene encoding tRNA (adenosine(37)-N6)-dimethylallyltransferase MiaA — MSQPARPLAICLMGPTASGKSAIALALHDVLPVDIVSVDSSQIYRGMDIGTAKPTAEEQKRAPHRLIDIRDPAESYSAADFREDALREMGRIAASGRIPLLVGGTMFYFRALEYGLSALPSADADVRRRISEEAARKGWPSLHARLAEIDPETAARVRPSDPHRIQRALEIHAVTGQAPSALRRAVPERAPYRFVKIGLWPDRRAALHARMARRFEAMLERGLVGEVEALYRRGDLDLTRPSMRTVSYRQVWHYLTGSVDYNQMIQQAIAATRQLAKRQMTWLRRYPDVRFLDCSDDPPIEAALDNVRRFTC; from the coding sequence ATGTCCCAACCTGCCCGACCGCTCGCGATCTGCCTGATGGGGCCGACCGCCTCGGGAAAGAGCGCGATCGCGCTCGCCCTGCACGACGTGCTTCCGGTCGACATCGTGAGCGTCGATTCCTCCCAGATCTACCGCGGCATGGACATCGGCACGGCGAAGCCGACCGCCGAGGAACAGAAGCGCGCGCCGCACCGGCTGATCGACATCCGCGACCCGGCCGAGAGTTATTCCGCCGCCGATTTCCGGGAGGACGCGCTGCGTGAAATGGGGCGCATCGCGGCATCGGGCCGAATTCCGCTGCTCGTCGGCGGAACCATGTTTTATTTCAGGGCGCTCGAGTACGGACTGTCGGCGCTGCCTTCGGCCGACGCGGACGTCCGGCGCCGGATCAGCGAGGAGGCCGCCCGGAAGGGCTGGCCCAGCCTGCATGCCCGGCTGGCCGAAATCGATCCGGAGACCGCCGCACGCGTCCGCCCGAGCGATCCGCACCGGATCCAGCGGGCCCTCGAGATACACGCGGTGACCGGGCAGGCACCGAGCGCGTTGCGGCGTGCGGTACCCGAACGCGCGCCGTATCGCTTCGTGAAAATCGGGCTTTGGCCTGATCGGCGCGCGGCTTTGCACGCGCGGATGGCGCGCCGATTCGAAGCGATGCTGGAACGCGGACTTGTCGGAGAGGTCGAAGCTTTGTACCGGCGCGGAGATCTCGATCTGACGCGACCGTCGATGCGAACGGTGAGTTATCGTCAGGTGTGGCATTACTTGACTGGGTCGGTCGACTATAATCAAATGATACAGCAAGCGATTGCGGCAACCCGTCAGCTCGCAAAGCGTCAGATGACGTGGTTGCGTCGCTACCCGGATGTACGCTTCCTGGACTGCAGCGATGACCCGCCCATCGAGGCGGCGTTGGACAACGTCCGCCGCTTCACGTGCTGA
- the prfB gene encoding peptide chain release factor 2 (programmed frameshift) → MATLELTSLYTQLKDLQHRAQVLRGYLDFDAKQERLAEVRAELERPEVWADPARAQALGRERSKLEKSLGALQRLGAELGQAQELLDLAREENDPEVVQSVGVDLERLEKQLGELEFARMFSGEMDSHNAFLDIQAGSGGTEAQDWANMLLRMYLMWGERHGFKTEILEISEGEVAGIKSATVRFTGPYAYGWLRTESGVHRLVRKSPFDAGNRRHTSFASVFAYPEVDEDIDIDVNPADLRVDTYRASGAGGQHVNRTDSAVRITHMPSGIVVQCQSDRSQHRNRAEAMKMLKARLYELEMQKRNTERQKLESTKTDIEWGHQIRSYVLDQSRVKDLRTGIESGNPEPILNGDLDEFIEASLKSGL, encoded by the exons TTGGCCACTCTCGAACTCACCTCCTTATATACCCAGCTCAAGGATCTGCAGCATCGCGCGCAGGTCCTTCGGGGGTATCTT GACTTCGACGCCAAGCAGGAGCGCTTAGCGGAGGTCCGGGCCGAGCTGGAGCGCCCGGAAGTGTGGGCCGATCCGGCGCGGGCGCAGGCGCTCGGCCGTGAAAGGTCGAAGCTGGAGAAATCGTTGGGGGCGCTGCAGCGCCTCGGCGCCGAGCTCGGTCAGGCGCAGGAACTGCTCGACCTGGCGAGGGAGGAAAACGACCCCGAGGTCGTCCAGTCCGTAGGCGTCGATCTCGAACGGCTCGAGAAGCAGCTGGGCGAGCTGGAGTTCGCCCGGATGTTCTCCGGCGAGATGGATTCCCACAACGCCTTCCTCGATATCCAGGCCGGATCCGGGGGAACCGAGGCTCAGGACTGGGCGAACATGCTGCTGCGCATGTATCTCATGTGGGGCGAGCGCCATGGCTTCAAGACCGAGATCCTCGAGATCTCGGAGGGCGAAGTGGCGGGTATCAAGAGCGCCACGGTGCGCTTCACCGGTCCCTACGCCTACGGCTGGCTGCGCACGGAATCGGGCGTCCACCGCCTCGTGCGGAAGTCGCCCTTCGACGCCGGCAACCGCCGCCACACCTCGTTCGCCTCGGTGTTCGCTTATCCGGAAGTGGACGAGGACATCGACATCGACGTGAACCCGGCGGACCTTCGTGTCGACACCTACCGGGCGAGCGGTGCCGGCGGGCAGCACGTCAACCGGACGGATTCCGCCGTGCGTATCACGCACATGCCGAGCGGAATCGTCGTCCAGTGCCAGTCGGACCGCTCGCAGCACCGGAACCGCGCCGAAGCCATGAAGATGCTGAAGGCGCGCCTGTACGAGCTCGAGATGCAGAAGCGCAATACGGAACGGCAGAAACTCGAGAGCACCAAGACCGACATCGAGTGGGGGCACCAGATCCGCTCGTACGTCCTCGATCAATCGCGCGTCAAGGACCTGCGCACCGGGATCGAGTCCGGCAACCCGGAACCCATCCTGAACGGCGACCTCGACGAATTCATCGAGGCGAGCCTGAAGAGCGGACTGTGA
- the hflK gene encoding FtsH protease activity modulator HflK has protein sequence MAWNVPGGSGGDKDPWGQRRKPGQAPDLDQIVRNIQQRLSGLFGGRRGGGGGARGFGIGLILLVIVGVWLLSGIYIVQQGERGVVLRFGEKHRVTDAGLRWHFPYPIEWVEKVNVEKVSTIEIGYRSNPRTGGRSKVPKEALMLTEDENIIDVEFAVQYKIKDAGDFLFNVRDPEVTIAAATESAVRESVGKSTLDFALTEGREQLAQNARELLQQILDRYESGIDILAVETQRAQPPDEVKPAFDDAVKAREDEQRLKNEAEAYANDVIPRARGAAARLIQEAEGYKASVIARAEGDARRFTQIATEYVKAPAVTRERLYIETMEQVLSNSTKVFVDQKTGNLLYLPIDRLAPRGDGATAAMPTPPTSEADSGAAGRDAAAARGRADARRRGGG, from the coding sequence GTGGCGTGGAACGTGCCCGGCGGTTCGGGCGGCGATAAAGACCCTTGGGGTCAGCGCAGGAAGCCCGGCCAGGCGCCGGACCTCGACCAGATCGTCCGCAATATCCAGCAGCGGCTGAGCGGTTTGTTCGGAGGTCGGCGCGGCGGTGGGGGAGGCGCGCGTGGCTTCGGCATCGGGCTGATCCTGCTCGTGATCGTCGGCGTGTGGCTGCTGTCCGGTATCTATATCGTCCAGCAGGGCGAGCGCGGGGTGGTGCTGCGCTTCGGGGAGAAGCACCGCGTCACCGATGCCGGGCTGCGCTGGCACTTCCCGTATCCGATCGAGTGGGTGGAGAAGGTGAACGTCGAGAAGGTCTCCACCATCGAGATCGGCTACCGCAGCAACCCGCGTACGGGCGGGAGGAGCAAGGTGCCCAAGGAGGCGCTGATGCTCACCGAGGACGAGAACATCATCGACGTCGAATTCGCCGTCCAATACAAGATCAAGGACGCGGGTGATTTTCTTTTCAACGTCCGCGACCCCGAGGTCACGATCGCGGCGGCCACCGAGTCCGCGGTGCGCGAAAGCGTCGGCAAGAGCACGCTCGACTTCGCGCTCACCGAGGGCCGCGAACAGCTCGCGCAAAATGCGCGCGAGCTCCTGCAGCAGATCCTCGATCGCTACGAATCGGGCATCGACATCCTGGCGGTCGAGACCCAGAGGGCGCAGCCGCCGGACGAGGTCAAGCCCGCGTTCGACGACGCGGTCAAGGCGCGTGAGGACGAGCAGCGCCTGAAGAACGAGGCCGAGGCCTACGCCAACGACGTGATTCCGCGTGCCCGCGGCGCCGCAGCGCGTCTGATCCAGGAGGCGGAAGGCTACAAGGCGAGCGTGATCGCGCGCGCCGAAGGCGACGCGCGCCGTTTCACCCAGATTGCGACGGAGTACGTCAAGGCGCCGGCGGTCACGCGCGAGCGACTCTACATCGAGACCATGGAACAGGTGTTGAGCAACAGCACGAAGGTGTTCGTCGATCAGAAGACCGGAAACCTGCTGTATCTTCCGATCGATCGGCTCGCCCCGCGAGGCGACGGCGCGACGGCGGCGATGCCCACCCCGCCGACGAGCGAGGCGGATTCGGGAGCGGCGGGCCGCGACGCGGCCGCTGCCCGCGGCCGCGCTGATGCACGTCGTCGGGGCGGAGGCTAG
- a CDS encoding DUF2065 domain-containing protein → MWRDLAAALALMLVLEGILPFLNPSGLRRALALLGDLSDVQLRIAGFSSMLIGLLALYWVRG, encoded by the coding sequence ATGTGGCGGGACCTCGCCGCGGCCCTGGCGCTCATGCTCGTGCTCGAAGGTATCCTCCCGTTTCTCAATCCGTCCGGGCTGCGGCGTGCGCTCGCCCTGCTGGGCGACCTCAGCGACGTGCAACTGCGCATCGCCGGATTCTCCAGCATGCTGATCGGGTTACTGGCGTTGTACTGGGTAAGAGGCTGA